A stretch of Pseudomonas sp. CCC3.1 DNA encodes these proteins:
- a CDS encoding gamma carbonic anhydrase family protein has translation MKYRLGDSHVETHPDSWAAPNATLIGKVRLEEGASVWFNAVLRGDNELILIGKDSNVQDGAVMHTDMGYPLTLGTGVTIGHNAMLHGCTVGDYSLIGINAVILNGAKIGKHCIIGANSLIGEGKVIPDGSLVMGSPGKVVRELTDEQKKMLEASAANYVKNGQRYARDLAEQDSE, from the coding sequence ATGAAATATCGCTTGGGCGATTCGCACGTCGAAACGCATCCCGACAGTTGGGCGGCTCCCAACGCCACCTTGATCGGCAAGGTGCGTCTGGAAGAAGGCGCCAGCGTCTGGTTCAACGCTGTGTTGCGCGGTGATAACGAACTGATCCTGATCGGCAAAGACAGCAACGTCCAGGATGGCGCAGTGATGCACACCGACATGGGCTACCCGCTGACGCTGGGCACCGGCGTGACCATCGGCCATAACGCCATGTTGCACGGCTGCACGGTCGGTGATTACAGCCTGATCGGCATTAATGCGGTGATTCTCAATGGCGCCAAAATTGGCAAACATTGCATCATCGGCGCCAATTCGCTGATCGGTGAAGGCAAGGTGATTCCTGATGGGTCGCTGGTCATGGGTTCGCCGGGAAAAGTGGTCCGGGAACTGACCGATGAGCAGAAAAAAATGCTCGAAGCCAGCGCCGCGAATTACGTGAAAAACGGCCAGCGCTATGCGCGTGACCTCGCGGAGCAAGACAGTGAGTGA
- a CDS encoding DUF1289 domain-containing protein, whose translation MSEVERPVASPCVNICALDDDDVCTGCQRTVAEITRWSRMTNPERREVLALCHERAKSSGVMWVLGNQP comes from the coding sequence GTGAGTGAGGTTGAACGCCCAGTTGCCTCGCCGTGCGTGAACATTTGCGCGCTGGACGACGATGATGTCTGTACCGGTTGCCAGCGCACCGTGGCTGAAATCACCCGTTGGAGCCGCATGACCAACCCTGAGCGTCGCGAAGTACTGGCTTTGTGTCATGAACGCGCGAAGTCCAGCGGCGTGATGTGGGTGTTGGGCAACCAACCCTAA